Proteins encoded in a region of the Enterococcus gilvus ATCC BAA-350 genome:
- a CDS encoding BglG family transcription antiterminator gives MNLEERTNQIFVELVNNPQITSKALCEKFDLTRGQLNYALKKINDSLVDEKLSEIKRTKNGHFLITNDILSTYKGGDEQLGEPAESYVFSSKERASIIELMLLSKEDYLSLNHFIDELKVSRNTVLRDLKEVDQELQKNELALKYTRQKGYFIQGDEWNKRNILSNLLNNLAVMYNGVNFIIQFANIDPQQIDIFRKRVELVEEELEVQFTDERLKTLPLLIILMIRRAQKGKLISYSFKVNYRELADTKEYLAADRVIWDVDGLSENERVYVTMLLLTTNLSRGDILSVKEINKMKDALEKVIANFERIASVSLEEKEKLLERLLVHMRPAYYRIKYHLNLQTRFYQENKDANLFSLFYLVKEASGPLETYFGQPVPDAELFFISLFIGSHIVESSEIVHPENRKRAIIVCPNGISIAVLLENTLKNLLPEIDFVTSMSAREFYRTEYDVDFIFSAVPLKTEKKVFVVNNFLSDQEKRQLRERVLRSTAIIQTEIVTPEKILTVVKKHANVTDEASLYEELLSLFAPKESKILEKKRPHLIDLLKGETIQIFEEAISWSEVLETLARPLEQQQVITKAYVKALKKEMPILPAYTVLRHKIALPHTVTEAGAIGVGISLGLVKKGVLTEDGRKIHTVILLGSNDKEEHLDLIFEMMSLAGAEELAQLEKATTKEEIREALIRFNDEYWRAN, from the coding sequence CAGATCACTAGTAAAGCATTATGTGAAAAATTTGATTTGACGCGAGGGCAATTGAATTACGCGTTAAAGAAAATCAATGATTCTTTAGTAGATGAAAAGCTGAGTGAGATCAAACGAACAAAGAACGGTCACTTTCTGATCACAAATGATATTCTTTCAACCTATAAAGGAGGCGATGAGCAGCTGGGAGAACCCGCAGAGAGTTACGTGTTTTCCAGCAAAGAACGAGCATCTATTATTGAATTGATGTTATTGAGTAAGGAAGATTACTTATCACTGAATCATTTTATTGATGAATTGAAGGTCAGCCGCAACACCGTTTTGCGGGATCTGAAGGAAGTGGATCAGGAGCTTCAGAAGAATGAATTGGCTCTGAAGTATACACGGCAGAAAGGCTACTTTATCCAAGGCGATGAATGGAACAAGCGAAACATCCTTTCAAACCTGTTGAATAACTTGGCGGTGATGTACAACGGTGTCAACTTTATCATCCAGTTCGCGAATATCGACCCCCAGCAAATCGACATTTTTCGGAAACGGGTAGAACTAGTAGAGGAAGAACTGGAAGTCCAATTTACAGATGAGCGGTTAAAAACATTGCCGCTATTGATCATTTTAATGATTCGACGGGCGCAGAAGGGCAAATTGATTTCCTACAGCTTCAAGGTGAACTACCGGGAGCTGGCAGACACGAAAGAGTATCTAGCCGCTGACCGGGTCATCTGGGATGTCGATGGTCTAAGTGAGAACGAGCGGGTATATGTCACGATGCTGCTGCTGACCACGAATCTTTCCCGCGGCGACATTCTGTCGGTGAAAGAGATCAACAAGATGAAGGATGCGCTGGAAAAAGTCATCGCGAATTTTGAACGGATCGCTAGTGTCAGCTTGGAAGAGAAGGAAAAGCTATTGGAACGACTCCTCGTCCACATGCGGCCAGCGTATTATCGAATCAAGTACCATTTGAACCTACAGACGCGTTTTTATCAGGAAAACAAGGATGCCAATCTTTTCTCGCTGTTCTATCTAGTCAAAGAAGCTAGCGGTCCTTTGGAAACATACTTTGGACAACCGGTCCCAGACGCAGAATTGTTTTTCATTTCGTTATTTATTGGCAGTCACATCGTGGAAAGCTCGGAGATCGTCCATCCGGAAAATCGAAAGCGTGCGATCATCGTTTGTCCGAATGGCATCTCTATCGCCGTGCTGCTGGAGAACACGTTGAAAAATTTATTGCCAGAAATTGATTTCGTCACATCCATGTCGGCGCGGGAATTTTACCGCACAGAGTATGATGTGGACTTCATTTTCTCAGCCGTTCCATTAAAAACAGAAAAGAAAGTATTTGTCGTAAACAACTTCTTGTCTGACCAGGAAAAGCGGCAATTAAGAGAGCGGGTCTTGCGGTCCACCGCGATCATCCAAACGGAGATCGTCACACCAGAAAAAATATTGACGGTCGTCAAAAAGCACGCGAATGTAACAGACGAAGCGAGCCTTTATGAAGAATTGCTCAGTCTGTTTGCGCCAAAAGAATCCAAGATTTTAGAAAAGAAACGGCCGCATCTGATCGACCTGTTAAAGGGAGAAACGATCCAGATTTTTGAAGAAGCAATTAGCTGGTCTGAAGTTTTGGAGACCTTGGCACGGCCGCTGGAACAGCAGCAGGTCATTACGAAGGCATACGTCAAGGCGCTGAAAAAAGAAATGCCGATCTTGCCAGCTTATACGGTGCTGCGTCATAAGATCGCGTTGCCGCATACGGTCACAGAAGCAGGAGCGATCGGTGTAGGAATCAGCTTAGGATTAGTAAAAAAAGGCGTTTTAACAGAAGATGGTCGGAAAATCCATACAGTGATCTTACTGGGTTCCAATGATAAAGAAGAACATTTGGATTTGATTTTTGAAATGATGAGTTTGGCAGGTGCAGAGGAATTAGCACAGTTAGAAAAAGCAACCACGAAGGAAGAGATTCGGGAGGCGTTGATTCGTTTCAACGATGAGTATTGGAGGGCAAATTAA
- a CDS encoding PTS sugar transporter subunit IIA produces the protein MAETTLSSYVKEPLVFAQENFSSQAELFDQVAQKALDLGWVREDFLERIKKREETFPTGIQLMNFGAAIPHTDAECVLEEFVAVITLQDPVVFYSMEDNNFQIKAQVVFVLGLNQPHAQLEMLQSLMGLLQNETVLSELLLATSEEELIQTIKKNHL, from the coding sequence ATGGCAGAAACGACACTAAGTTCCTATGTAAAAGAACCTTTGGTTTTCGCACAAGAAAATTTTTCGTCCCAAGCAGAATTATTTGATCAGGTGGCGCAAAAAGCGTTAGATCTTGGCTGGGTACGGGAGGACTTCTTAGAGCGAATCAAAAAGAGAGAAGAGACGTTCCCGACAGGTATCCAATTGATGAATTTCGGAGCGGCGATCCCTCACACAGACGCCGAGTGTGTCTTGGAAGAATTCGTAGCAGTGATCACGCTGCAAGACCCCGTAGTTTTTTACAGCATGGAGGACAACAACTTTCAGATCAAAGCGCAAGTCGTCTTTGTTCTAGGACTCAATCAACCCCATGCACAGCTGGAAATGCTGCAATCACTGATGGGACTCTTACAAAACGAAACCGTCTTATCAGAACTATTGTTAGCAACCTCAGAAGAGGAATTGATCCAAACAATCAAGAAGAATCATTTATAA
- a CDS encoding PTS sugar transporter subunit IIB → MKKIRVLVACGAGIATSTVVMKKVEDLFARNNMPVEIMQIKISEAASKQDEADMLISTTMLPTEYKIPAIKAMAFLTGIGADKVENQIIEAAQNIQ, encoded by the coding sequence ATGAAAAAAATTCGCGTATTAGTCGCTTGCGGTGCAGGAATCGCAACATCAACGGTAGTTATGAAAAAAGTAGAGGATTTATTCGCTAGAAATAATATGCCTGTAGAGATCATGCAAATCAAAATCTCTGAAGCGGCATCAAAACAGGACGAAGCGGATATGCTGATCTCAACGACGATGCTTCCAACGGAATACAAGATTCCAGCGATCAAAGCAATGGCCTTTTTGACAGGTATCGGAGCAGATAAGGTAGAAAATCAAATCATTGAAGCCGCACAAAATATTCAATAA
- a CDS encoding PTS galactitol transporter subunit IIC gives MDGLMDVVQSILGAGPSVMLPIIIFIVGIIFRVPVKKAIISGITVGIGMIGINLVITVLTTNVGPAAQAMVERFGLNLTIIDAGWPAVSAGTWAQPIAAVMIPVILIVNLIMLALNRTKTLNIDIWNYWHVSSVAATGYIVTKSFFFGILCGILFTIIIQIIADKTAPKVQEYYGLEGISITTGSAQGYAILALPVGWLVDKIPGINKLDVKPETIQKRFGIFGEPMIMGIIIGMFLGLLGGYDFIGILQIGMNMGGVMFLMPRMVKILMEGLIPIQEGAQKLLQSRYGDREIYLGMDAALATGSPAALSTGLLMVPITLFLAVILPGNRVLPFGDLATIPFFAALVVPSRKGNILHSVISLTVVMAAALLMATNFAPVITEMAQGIVKFPEGAAEITNLDTGGNFLKWIFLKLSEFVAQVM, from the coding sequence ATGGATGGCTTAATGGATGTGGTACAGAGTATTTTAGGTGCTGGCCCGAGTGTCATGCTCCCTATCATCATTTTCATTGTCGGAATTATTTTTAGAGTTCCAGTGAAGAAAGCAATTATTTCAGGAATTACAGTTGGTATCGGGATGATCGGGATCAACTTGGTCATCACAGTATTGACAACAAACGTTGGTCCAGCAGCACAAGCGATGGTAGAGCGGTTCGGTTTGAACTTGACGATCATCGACGCAGGCTGGCCAGCAGTCTCAGCCGGGACATGGGCGCAACCAATCGCGGCTGTGATGATTCCAGTAATTTTGATCGTAAATTTAATTATGCTGGCATTAAATCGGACCAAGACACTGAATATTGACATCTGGAACTACTGGCATGTTAGTTCTGTGGCAGCAACTGGTTATATTGTAACAAAAAGTTTTTTCTTTGGCATCCTGTGTGGGATTTTGTTTACGATTATTATCCAAATCATCGCAGACAAAACAGCACCAAAAGTTCAAGAATATTATGGCTTAGAAGGGATCAGTATCACTACTGGTTCCGCTCAAGGGTACGCGATCTTAGCGTTGCCAGTTGGTTGGCTCGTGGATAAGATCCCAGGAATCAATAAATTAGATGTAAAACCGGAAACGATCCAAAAACGTTTTGGTATTTTTGGGGAACCAATGATCATGGGGATCATCATCGGGATGTTCCTTGGGTTGTTAGGGGGCTATGACTTCATCGGCATTCTGCAAATCGGAATGAACATGGGTGGTGTGATGTTCTTAATGCCGCGAATGGTAAAAATCTTGATGGAAGGGTTGATCCCGATTCAAGAAGGCGCGCAAAAATTATTGCAAAGCCGTTATGGCGATCGCGAGATCTATCTAGGGATGGATGCGGCGTTAGCGACAGGTTCACCTGCAGCCCTATCGACCGGTCTTTTGATGGTACCGATCACTTTGTTCTTAGCGGTTATTTTACCAGGAAACCGCGTGTTGCCATTTGGGGATTTAGCAACGATCCCATTTTTCGCAGCACTGGTTGTTCCAAGTCGTAAGGGGAACATTTTACACTCTGTGATTTCATTGACGGTAGTCATGGCCGCAGCGTTATTGATGGCGACAAACTTTGCCCCAGTCATTACGGAAATGGCTCAAGGGATCGTGAAATTCCCAGAAGGCGCGGCAGAAATCACCAACTTGGATACAGGTGGGAACTTCCTGAAATGGATCTTCTTAAAACTTTCCGAATTTGTTGCACAAGTAATGTAG
- a CDS encoding zinc-binding dehydrogenase, producing the protein MTKMMKGVSKQAPGYDQMAFIDLPVPEATADKVLIKVAYTGICGSDIHTFKGEYKNPTTPVVLGHEFSGEVVAVGEQVTKVKVGDRVTSETTFYVCNECDYCKEKQYNLCPHRKGIGTQQNGSMANYVLAREESIHVLPDHLSYEGAAMSEPLACCVHAMYQKSQLELKDTIIIMGPGPIGLFLLQIAKEIGAFVIMTGITKDAHRLELAKKLGADVIVDTMKEDLATIVMDLTDGYGVDKVYDASGAVPAVNASLPLIRKQGQFIQVGLFANKMVELDTESIIQREIEYIGSRSQNPYDWPIAIHLLAKGAINIDEMITKKFPLTEWREAFDKVMEGNEIKVMIESNPGEF; encoded by the coding sequence ATGACGAAAATGATGAAGGGTGTCTCAAAACAAGCACCCGGTTATGACCAAATGGCATTTATTGACTTGCCAGTACCTGAAGCCACAGCGGACAAGGTACTCATTAAAGTCGCGTACACAGGGATCTGCGGGTCGGATATCCATACATTTAAAGGGGAATACAAAAATCCCACCACGCCCGTTGTATTAGGGCATGAATTTTCTGGAGAAGTTGTTGCAGTCGGCGAGCAGGTGACCAAGGTCAAAGTGGGCGATCGTGTCACTAGCGAAACGACGTTTTATGTCTGCAACGAATGCGACTATTGTAAAGAAAAACAATACAATCTTTGTCCTCACCGCAAAGGCATCGGTACCCAGCAAAACGGCTCGATGGCGAATTATGTTTTAGCTCGGGAAGAAAGCATCCATGTTTTACCGGATCATTTGAGCTACGAAGGTGCGGCGATGAGTGAACCGTTGGCGTGCTGTGTACATGCGATGTACCAAAAGAGCCAGCTAGAATTGAAGGACACGATCATTATTATGGGGCCTGGACCCATCGGCCTGTTCCTATTGCAAATCGCCAAAGAGATTGGCGCATTCGTCATCATGACGGGGATCACCAAAGATGCCCACCGCTTAGAATTGGCGAAAAAATTGGGCGCGGATGTGATCGTGGATACGATGAAAGAAGACCTGGCTACTATCGTCATGGACCTAACGGATGGCTATGGTGTCGACAAAGTTTATGACGCTTCTGGAGCGGTGCCGGCAGTCAATGCCAGCTTGCCGTTGATTCGCAAGCAAGGACAATTCATCCAAGTGGGCTTGTTCGCCAATAAAATGGTGGAGCTGGACACCGAATCGATCATTCAGCGAGAGATCGAATACATCGGCAGCCGTTCGCAAAATCCGTACGATTGGCCGATCGCGATTCATCTGCTTGCCAAAGGCGCCATCAACATCGACGAGATGATCACGAAGAAATTCCCACTGACCGAATGGCGCGAAGCCTTTGACAAGGTCATGGAGGGCAACGAGATCAAAGTGATGATCGAGTCCAATCCGGGAGAATTTTAA
- a CDS encoding BglG family transcription antiterminator, with translation MDLDNRSVQILQSVASRVNISSKEIMEKYDLTRNQLDYALKKINDYLQENNYRKIIRSRNGSFVIDTKVIDAFSGIMNSESQLQADEHSFLDEHHRMLVILLLIFSADYLSLYHFSESLEVSKNTIVSDIKKLKKQLKRHHVFIDYSRKGGYYFRGDEEAIRGLILVVTDQVMESIYNRLIFDTYLHIQAAEINEKRKMLRFVEEELQVQYTDNRIQTAPYFLVLLERRVENQHIIEQRFGLLAKEIMDTNEYAAIVKVLTVQGSLPKSYTEHLYLCLYILSLKITDLSSIFSLNKDDLRTHIEQFIDRLEKNTIIQLNDKAQLIENLALHLTPAYYRIRYGLTSDYTLTDIVKNQLDPLFFIVKSSIAPLEDFFEERIPNEEIYLITMFIGAYMQKEKPINLEHTIVKAAVVCPNGIISSKLLERTLDNWFPMIHFVSSFSIREFYEKEAHLDVQLIFSTNPLATALPVIVVGNDLSAMNKTLIVNEVIRLIYKIDSYKLQPDHILSIVKKHIAMNQETEGKIRKELMISYNSIFQIQDQDILTNEAKLNLSDLITEESIIFLPNTCHWPTILQKATQNLIDRGIVEPRYLTHLEEQFPEVTPNIVLGNQIVIPHTVPENGARELGMCLAKVSQGFTSQGQVYRYVVVISAIDKKMHIQPMMQLLKIASDPKVIQRLDQATDKQALLAIIREYKK, from the coding sequence ATGGATCTTGATAATCGAAGCGTTCAAATTCTGCAATCAGTCGCCTCTAGAGTGAACATTTCTTCAAAGGAAATCATGGAGAAATACGATCTTACCCGCAACCAATTAGATTATGCCTTAAAAAAAATAAATGACTATTTGCAGGAAAATAACTATCGTAAAATCATTCGCTCTCGGAATGGGAGTTTTGTGATTGACACGAAAGTGATCGATGCTTTCTCTGGAATTATGAACAGCGAAAGCCAATTACAGGCAGATGAACACAGCTTCTTGGATGAACATCACCGGATGCTGGTTATTTTATTGTTGATTTTTTCTGCCGATTACCTTTCTTTGTATCACTTCTCAGAAAGTCTGGAGGTAAGTAAAAACACGATCGTTTCAGATATCAAGAAGCTTAAGAAGCAGTTGAAACGACACCATGTGTTCATTGATTATTCCAGAAAAGGCGGGTATTACTTTCGAGGGGATGAAGAGGCTATCCGTGGGCTGATCCTTGTTGTGACGGATCAGGTGATGGAATCTATCTACAACCGTCTTATTTTTGATACCTATTTGCATATCCAAGCAGCGGAGATCAACGAAAAGAGAAAAATGTTGCGTTTCGTTGAAGAAGAACTGCAAGTTCAATACACAGACAATCGAATCCAAACAGCGCCTTATTTCTTAGTTTTATTAGAACGGCGCGTTGAAAATCAGCACATTATCGAGCAGCGTTTTGGGTTGTTGGCTAAAGAGATCATGGATACCAATGAGTATGCGGCCATCGTCAAGGTATTGACAGTACAAGGTTCGCTTCCGAAATCGTATACGGAGCATCTTTACTTATGTTTGTATATTCTTTCTTTAAAAATCACGGACCTCAGCAGTATTTTTTCTCTTAACAAAGACGACTTGCGGACACACATCGAGCAGTTCATTGATCGGCTTGAAAAAAATACGATCATTCAGCTAAATGACAAGGCGCAACTGATTGAGAACCTAGCGTTGCATTTGACACCGGCATATTACCGCATTCGCTACGGGCTCACGTCGGATTACACCCTTACAGACATTGTTAAAAATCAGTTGGACCCTTTGTTTTTTATCGTAAAGTCCTCGATCGCCCCTTTAGAAGATTTTTTTGAAGAGCGGATACCCAATGAGGAAATCTATCTGATCACGATGTTCATTGGTGCTTATATGCAAAAAGAAAAGCCCATCAACCTAGAGCATACGATCGTCAAAGCCGCGGTCGTATGTCCCAACGGCATTATCAGCTCAAAGCTATTAGAGCGGACACTGGATAACTGGTTCCCTATGATCCACTTTGTCAGTTCCTTTTCAATCCGTGAATTTTATGAAAAAGAAGCCCACCTCGATGTCCAATTGATTTTTTCGACGAACCCATTGGCAACGGCACTGCCAGTGATCGTTGTAGGCAATGATCTATCAGCAATGAATAAGACATTGATCGTCAACGAGGTCATTCGATTGATCTATAAAATCGATAGTTACAAGCTGCAGCCCGATCACATTTTATCGATCGTCAAAAAACATATCGCGATGAATCAAGAAACGGAAGGGAAAATTCGCAAAGAATTGATGATCTCGTACAATTCGATTTTTCAAATTCAAGATCAGGACATTTTGACTAACGAAGCAAAGCTGAATTTAAGCGATTTGATTACGGAAGAGAGCATTATCTTTTTACCGAACACGTGTCATTGGCCGACGATTTTACAGAAGGCAACGCAAAATTTGATTGATCGCGGGATCGTTGAGCCCCGTTACTTAACGCATCTTGAAGAACAGTTTCCAGAAGTCACACCGAACATCGTGTTGGGAAATCAAATAGTGATTCCTCATACGGTTCCTGAAAACGGCGCTCGAGAATTGGGAATGTGTTTGGCGAAGGTATCTCAGGGATTTACTAGCCAAGGGCAGGTGTACCGTTACGTAGTCGTTATTTCTGCAATTGATAAGAAGATGCATATCCAGCCTATGATGCAATTACTGAAAATTGCCAGTGATCCTAAGGTAATCCAACGTTTAGACCAGGCGACAGACAAACAAGCTCTCCTAGCAATCATTCGAGAATATAAAAAATGA
- a CDS encoding PTS sugar transporter subunit IIA: MIKRELLFSKMKPQDYEEMIAFLGKKMEEQGYVKPSYTSAVLEREKGFPTGLQMGDYGIAIPHTDREHVYQSALAIATLASPIEVRSMINPEDKVQVSLVILMAVEDPDGQVKMLSKLMGLFQDVETLKRLEQASSVEEMYTIVSKMALENV, translated from the coding sequence GTGATCAAACGAGAGTTGCTTTTTAGCAAAATGAAGCCGCAGGATTATGAAGAGATGATTGCATTTTTGGGAAAAAAAATGGAGGAGCAGGGGTATGTCAAACCCAGCTACACCTCAGCCGTCTTGGAAAGGGAAAAAGGATTTCCAACAGGGCTGCAAATGGGGGATTATGGCATTGCGATTCCACATACGGACCGCGAGCATGTGTATCAGTCAGCGTTAGCGATCGCGACTTTGGCCTCACCGATCGAAGTCCGTTCAATGATCAATCCAGAAGACAAGGTCCAAGTATCATTGGTGATCTTGATGGCGGTAGAAGACCCAGATGGTCAAGTTAAGATGTTGAGTAAATTGATGGGGCTCTTTCAAGACGTCGAGACATTGAAGCGGTTAGAGCAAGCATCATCTGTCGAAGAAATGTATACTATCGTTTCAAAAATGGCGTTAGAAAACGTCTAA
- a CDS encoding PTS galactitol transporter subunit IIC translates to MLDTLKSVFDTFGSAVFVPVMIFAVAKVLKVKTQKAFLSGLYAGVGLMGFTLILNSYTPIISKVVQQMVDQTGINLPAFDVGWQATALVAYSTEAGMIYLVIALVLQTVLFLVKWTNVFQPSDLWNNYSYMVWGSMVYLATKNMILAVVLMCLLNMYSLLLSEMLARRWSSYYHYPNCTIIAMHNIEPGIFALLMDPIWNMIGLHKVRLNPQGLQKKLGFLGEPISLGLFLGLFLGILGNISNLAELSAWGQITEVAIATSAVMAIFPKVAGIFSQAFNPISQAASKNVRGNNEGREWYLGVNDATGYGEPATLISGILLIPIMVFIAMILPGNQTLPVVDLLAIPYMVQALVCLSNGNIAKTLINGVIWFSLGLYMCSYTAPMFTEIAQTVGVTLPAGALMVTSFNILGKPIFGLIFLAFLSQNPLLIGLTIVAYFVVYFLFRKNKEAFYGYVERAAAKNNGEVPEAKTKVA, encoded by the coding sequence ATGTTAGATACGTTAAAGAGCGTTTTTGATACGTTTGGATCGGCTGTTTTTGTTCCTGTGATGATTTTTGCGGTTGCCAAAGTATTGAAGGTAAAGACTCAAAAAGCATTTTTATCTGGATTGTATGCAGGTGTAGGATTGATGGGTTTTACATTGATTTTGAACTCATACACCCCCATTATCTCTAAAGTCGTTCAACAGATGGTGGATCAAACGGGAATCAATCTTCCTGCTTTCGACGTGGGTTGGCAAGCAACGGCACTAGTGGCCTACTCGACAGAAGCGGGCATGATCTATCTAGTGATCGCATTAGTTTTGCAGACGGTGCTGTTCCTAGTCAAATGGACCAACGTCTTCCAGCCTTCAGATCTGTGGAACAATTATTCTTATATGGTTTGGGGTTCGATGGTCTATCTAGCAACAAAAAATATGATCTTAGCAGTTGTTTTAATGTGCTTGCTGAATATGTACAGCTTATTGTTATCAGAAATGTTGGCTAGAAGATGGTCCAGCTATTATCATTATCCGAATTGTACGATCATCGCGATGCACAACATTGAGCCGGGGATCTTCGCGCTGTTGATGGACCCGATTTGGAATATGATTGGTCTGCACAAAGTTCGTTTGAATCCTCAAGGACTACAAAAGAAATTAGGATTTTTAGGTGAACCAATCTCATTGGGATTGTTCTTGGGACTGTTTTTAGGAATCTTGGGAAATATCAGTAATTTGGCAGAATTGTCTGCATGGGGTCAAATCACAGAAGTCGCGATCGCAACGAGTGCGGTAATGGCGATCTTCCCGAAAGTAGCAGGTATTTTCTCTCAAGCGTTCAACCCGATCTCGCAAGCGGCTAGTAAAAATGTTCGCGGCAATAACGAAGGACGCGAATGGTACCTTGGCGTCAATGATGCAACAGGGTATGGGGAGCCTGCGACATTGATCTCTGGAATCCTGTTGATCCCGATCATGGTCTTTATCGCAATGATCCTGCCAGGTAACCAAACCTTACCAGTCGTTGACTTGTTGGCGATTCCGTATATGGTGCAGGCATTGGTATGTTTATCTAACGGAAATATTGCCAAAACACTGATCAATGGTGTGATTTGGTTCAGCTTAGGCTTATACATGTGTTCTTACACAGCACCGATGTTTACAGAAATTGCGCAGACCGTTGGCGTTACGTTGCCAGCAGGGGCCTTGATGGTTACAAGCTTCAATATTTTGGGAAAACCGATTTTTGGCCTGATTTTCTTAGCCTTTTTAAGTCAGAATCCATTGTTGATTGGCTTGACGATCGTCGCTTATTTTGTCGTTTACTTCTTGTTCCGCAAAAACAAAGAAGCCTTTTACGGGTATGTTGAACGGGCTGCGGCGAAAAATAACGGTGAGGTTCCAGAGGCCAAAACAAAGGTCGCTTAA
- a CDS encoding galactitol-1-phosphate 5-dehydrogenase codes for MTEKMKASVLVKPGVLEVQEVEVPEIGEEEVLVKVAYAGICGSDVPRANLEDGARMYPLILGHEFSGTVDRVGSRVTKVHVGDKIAVAPLIPDPNSEYTKEGYYGLSDNYNIIGTGSNGAFAEYVKVPEAHCVIMPEELDLLSAAGVEPATISWHAMQRANMKVGDTVAVLGCGPIGQFAIQIAKIFGAKKVIAVDIFDEKLALAKQLGADVIINSKEQDLEEAIKAETGLGVHVVIETAGSKFTQKQALLITRKHGTVVLVGISHQDLPLSEQEAERIMRAELTITGSWNSYTAPYPGRAWEATLEEMSKHRIKFKEMVSHEITMADLPQVLPKMFKRELAYNKIVVAVNPE; via the coding sequence ATGACAGAAAAGATGAAAGCCAGCGTTTTAGTAAAGCCTGGTGTGTTGGAAGTGCAAGAGGTAGAGGTGCCAGAAATCGGTGAGGAAGAAGTGTTAGTCAAAGTCGCTTACGCGGGAATCTGCGGCTCAGATGTACCCCGCGCAAACTTAGAAGATGGTGCAAGAATGTACCCGCTCATTTTAGGACATGAATTCAGCGGCACGGTAGATCGGGTAGGATCACGCGTCACTAAAGTTCACGTCGGAGACAAGATCGCTGTTGCACCACTGATCCCAGATCCTAATTCTGAATATACAAAAGAAGGATACTATGGTCTCAGTGATAATTATAACATAATCGGTACTGGCAGTAATGGTGCCTTTGCAGAATACGTGAAAGTCCCGGAAGCCCATTGTGTCATCATGCCGGAGGAGTTGGACCTGTTGTCCGCAGCAGGGGTAGAGCCGGCGACGATCAGTTGGCACGCGATGCAGCGCGCAAATATGAAGGTCGGGGATACCGTTGCGGTTCTTGGCTGCGGCCCGATCGGACAATTTGCGATTCAAATCGCGAAAATATTTGGCGCGAAAAAGGTGATCGCTGTTGATATTTTTGATGAAAAATTGGCTTTGGCAAAACAGCTGGGGGCAGATGTGATCATCAATAGCAAAGAGCAAGATTTGGAAGAAGCAATCAAAGCAGAAACAGGGTTAGGTGTGCACGTAGTGATCGAGACGGCCGGCAGTAAATTTACGCAAAAGCAGGCATTGTTGATTACCCGCAAGCATGGAACCGTCGTATTAGTGGGAATCTCCCATCAAGATTTGCCGTTATCCGAACAGGAAGCCGAGCGGATCATGCGCGCGGAATTGACGATCACTGGTTCGTGGAATTCTTATACAGCGCCTTATCCAGGGCGTGCATGGGAAGCGACATTAGAAGAAATGTCGAAACATCGGATCAAATTCAAAGAGATGGTCAGTCATGAGATCACGATGGCGGATTTGCCGCAGGTATTGCCTAAAATGTTTAAACGTGAGCTTGCTTATAACAAAATCGTTGTTGCAGTCAATCCAGAGTAA